The following proteins are co-located in the Paenibacillus sp. JNUCC32 genome:
- a CDS encoding MFS transporter has protein sequence MADKSIALQKPKDTPSPAHGEANQATVYKILIAISFVHLFNDSIQSVIPAIFPILKDNLLLTFTQIGWISFAINFTSSIIQPVIGYAADRRPTPILLPIGMCFTFAGVFILAYAHTYILVLFAVVLIGLGSATFHPEGMRVAHMAAGMRKGLSQSIFQVGGNAGQSLAPLLTRYIFVPFGQFGAIGFTFVAAAGIIVQSYVAHWYHGMLKAGYTFKKKAAGRMLDPARRKSVRNATLVLVILVFIRSWYGAAISSYYAFYLMDAYKITIDNAQIYIFLFLASGAVGTFFGGPLADRFGRRNMIMLSMIGTAPIALILPFASPFWAAVLLLIGGFVLLSSFSVTVVYAQMLHPGNIGTVSGLITGFAFGMGGVGSLVLGNLGDAWGIGNVMIAIGFLPLLGLLALLLPGDDKLDQWSRE, from the coding sequence ATGGCAGACAAAAGCATCGCTCTCCAAAAGCCCAAAGATACTCCAAGTCCTGCGCATGGAGAGGCAAATCAGGCTACAGTATATAAAATTCTAATCGCCATCAGTTTCGTTCATTTGTTTAATGATTCGATTCAGTCCGTGATCCCCGCTATCTTTCCCATATTAAAAGATAATCTACTGCTTACCTTTACGCAGATCGGTTGGATCTCCTTTGCCATTAATTTTACTTCATCCATCATTCAGCCGGTCATCGGGTACGCCGCGGATCGAAGGCCGACACCGATTTTGCTTCCGATCGGGATGTGTTTCACCTTTGCAGGCGTATTCATTCTTGCATATGCACATACATATATCCTGGTTCTGTTCGCTGTCGTTCTGATCGGATTAGGCTCCGCTACCTTTCATCCGGAGGGAATGCGGGTCGCTCATATGGCTGCAGGCATGCGAAAAGGGTTGTCCCAATCGATCTTTCAAGTAGGGGGCAATGCCGGGCAGTCACTTGCTCCGCTTCTGACACGATACATTTTCGTACCGTTCGGACAGTTTGGCGCGATTGGCTTCACCTTCGTTGCCGCAGCTGGTATCATCGTGCAATCCTATGTTGCCCATTGGTACCACGGCATGCTGAAAGCCGGTTACACGTTTAAAAAGAAAGCTGCCGGACGCATGCTTGATCCCGCCCGCCGCAAAAGCGTACGCAATGCCACGCTGGTTCTCGTCATTCTCGTGTTTATCCGCTCCTGGTACGGCGCAGCCATTAGCAGCTATTATGCCTTCTACCTCATGGATGCATACAAAATCACGATTGATAATGCTCAGATCTATATTTTTCTGTTTCTTGCATCGGGAGCTGTGGGCACCTTCTTTGGCGGTCCGCTTGCGGACCGCTTTGGCCGTCGCAACATGATCATGCTCTCCATGATCGGCACTGCGCCCATTGCGTTGATTCTCCCGTTCGCCTCCCCGTTCTGGGCGGCTGTGTTGCTGCTGATCGGCGGGTTTGTTCTATTGTCCAGTTTCTCGGTCACTGTTGTGTATGCCCAAATGCTGCACCCTGGCAATATCGGTACGGTATCCGGGCTGATCACCGGGTTTGCTTTTGGCATGGGCGGGGTCGGTTCGCTTGTGCTCGGTAATCTCGGGGATGCTTGGGGAATCGGCAATGTGATGATCGCCATCGGCTTCTTGCCGCTGCTAGGTCTGCTCGCCCTGCTTCTTCCGGGTGATGACAAGCTGGATCAGTGGTCAAGGGAATAA